The nucleotide sequence caccatcaaatgtcaatttcaatacccATCTCCAAACGGCCGTCTCCAATCTATTCGGTGTGAaggtgtgttcttcgattaatttgtcgctgcagtccattcctgattcAAGGCGTTCATAATGCAAGCGGGTGCTACTCTGCCCATTCgcagtgcaaacaactttttttctctatacgatgtttaaaataagtgaTTATTTGTATCGTCTTTTCGAAAGCTGTTGCAACATGTATGTTAACGTGTAAAAGCTGGGATCAGCCAAAATCAGCGGAGATCCgtacatttttaatatcaaaattggattgttttgcagatgtttaggaaaatgtggtatgataaaccgAAAAGCAGGCTACATGTCCCactcgttttgtaatatataaggcTCGGAACGAATAAAAATAACGACTCGGCAAGCATTGCCGTtacattattctaagcctcgcctgatatattaccaAACGATGTGACAGTCATCTGTTATTCTCTATACATCGAATCGGAAGAAGAACAGTGGATAAGCCCTTGGATGACGACGCTTCACCTATTTTTAATGACATCATCATGTATTTGAAATACACGCTATCTGTGTTGCCTTACTTATGTCTTCACCTATGCATTGTATAACTTAATTGACTGGTATCAAGTGGTCTTAATTGAATATTACTTTTTCATTCACCgtatttaaaaacttaaattaagTAGTCTTACGTATAGCGGATCAGTATGACATCATGAGTTCTTATATAATGCAGTATCTATTAGCTATATCGTTATTAATAATAGTTGCCTATATTCTAATATACAATGGACTGTTCTTCTTTAAGTGGTAACCGGACTATTCTTACGGATATCGGGATGAGGGAGGAATGACAGGGTTAAATATGTTGTTCGTCTGTGGTTCTGTTTTAAATGACAATCAAATCATACTTGGTTTCGTTTATTGACAGAAACATAATGCAAAATATCTCTATAGAACAGTAAAATCCACTTGATGCGCACATGCGCACTCAATGATTGTGTTAAGTTGCATATGACAGAAATGACACATTgcacatattttaattttataatacttaaaaaaactgCTATTATCGCATTAGGATTGTGATGTACTTAAGtccataattatttgttttagcaTTGTAATTGATTCGTTTATTATAGACACCCACGACATTCAATACATTGAAGGACTTATATTATCATGTTTCACCTTATcgtttaaatagtttttaaacaTGCGCATTTCTAAAATACGTCGTTTACTAATGTAGTTATTATCGCACAAACCGTAACGTTAAATATATAGTACTATAATGACAATATCTGCACAAATGagttaaaataattaaagtatTTGTACCAAATTCGCTCTAATAAATGTTGCCACTTACTGCATCATGGGCTTACATCactgaaatatatatcatttacatTTAGTCATCAGCcatgtaacatttatttatttcgcaAATTGTCCAACTCCCAACTGCTTGTGAAGTTCCGGTACGGAATCGTCATATTCCGCCTCAACGAAATTACCACCAATCAAAAACCAAAGAATGTTTCGCTGCAAAATCACGTGCGTTGAATCTGCGCCTCCCCTCCGCTTTCATGAAACGAAACAAACCGAGACAAATATCAACCACTCAACTGTGCTGAAAGGATTATATAAGAAATtcgacaaaaaaataaaaatgttatttgaatGGTATTTCAAAATCCTATAAAACAATACGTGCATATTAAGTTTAACTGACTGACTCGTTAACATATAACATCCAACAAGTAACTGTTTTACCAGGATATCGGTGTTGTTAAGAATGTTTCCGAAATTCAATAATTGCTTTTACACAGATAACTGTACTGTTTTATATCTATTTGGAATTCGAAAAAAACTTAATCATGATTCTGTGTTCTTTGAAATGCATTCTAGATCCAAGAAAAAATGTCATGATCATTAGTGTTTATGAATGTATTGAAATCCAACAAAACGATTACTAAATGCACGTGTAATCGGAATTATCAATCCGCCAAGTTTACCTATGTTATTAGGAATATGTTTCAAAGTCGAGAAGTCCATTTTTCCAGCAGTTTGTTTGAACAGTAGAAACACGTATCTATGGAAACCTGTCCAAAACACAAGGAAGGATATCAATAAAGTCATCAGCGATAGTCAACACTGAAAACTCGAATAAATAATTCTAATAAAAGCTGATTAAAAGTGTATAAACACATAGTCATACTATCTTTTTACCATGTCCCGCTAATAATAATTTAAGAAGCTCAAGGGCGCAAGTaacattcttttataaaattatgtt is from Dreissena polymorpha isolate Duluth1 chromosome 14, UMN_Dpol_1.0, whole genome shotgun sequence and encodes:
- the LOC127857369 gene encoding LOW QUALITY PROTEIN: phosphatidylethanolamine-binding protein homolog F40A3.3-like (The sequence of the model RefSeq protein was modified relative to this genomic sequence to represent the inferred CDS: inserted 2 bases in 1 codon) — its product is MNVESNVYSPLNIDVGQIHARSDFPSRAHPDPHESPVLHWLVVNIPGNEVQKGQVKAAYIGAGAPEGSGFHRYVFLLFKQTAGKMDFSTLKHIPNNIAEGRRRFNARDFAAKHSLVXLIGGNFVEAEYDDSVPELHKQLGVGQFAK